One Prionailurus bengalensis isolate Pbe53 chromosome D3, Fcat_Pben_1.1_paternal_pri, whole genome shotgun sequence genomic region harbors:
- the ARL6IP4 gene encoding ADP-ribosylation factor-like protein 6-interacting protein 4 isoform X1: MAHVSSRKRSRSRSRSRGRGSEKRRKKSSKDVPKSCSASRSQDHKASTISSGAEASPSPCITERSKHKARRRPRSSSSSSSSSSSSSSSSSSSSSSSSGGRKKRGKHKDKKRKKKKKKKRKKKLKKKGKEKTKVQQGEALPGPSLDQWHRSAEEEEDGPVLTDEQKSRIQAMKPMTKEEWDARQSVIRKVVDPETGRTRLIKGDGEVLEEIVTKERHREINKQATRGDGLAFQMRAGLLP, encoded by the exons ATGGCTCACGTCAGCTCTCGCAAGCGCTCGAGGAGTCGAAGCCGGTCCCGGGGGCGAGGGTccgaaaagagaaggaagaagagcagTAAGGATGTCCCGAAGAGCTGCTCGGCTTCTAGATCCCAAGACCACAAGGCCAGCACCATCTCCTCTGGGGCGGAGG CCTCACCTTCTCCCTGCATCACAGAGAGAAGCAAGCACAAGGCCCGGAGGAGACCACgatccagctcctcctcctcttcttccagttcttctagctcttcttcctcttcgtcctcctcctcttcctccagtgGTGGCCGGAAGAAGCGGGGGAAGCACAAggacaagaagaggaagaagaagaagaagaagaaaaggaagaagaagctGAAGAAGAAAGGCAAGGAGAAGACAAAGGTACAGCAGGGGGAGGCTCTGCCAGGACCCTCGCTGGACCAGTGGCACCGATCAgccgaggaggaagaggatggcCCAG TCCTGACGGATGAACAGAAGTCCCGCATCCAGGCCATGAAGCCCATGACCAAGGAGGAGTGGGATGCGCGGCAGAGTGTCATCCGCAAGGTGGTGGACCCGGAGACAGGACGCACCAG gctcaTTAAGGGAGATGGCGAGGTCTTAGAGGAAATCGTAACTAAGGAACGACACCGAGAGATCAACAAG CAAGCTACCCGAGGGGATGGCCTGGCTTTCCAGATGCGAGCAGGGCTGTTGCCCTGA
- the ARL6IP4 gene encoding ADP-ribosylation factor-like protein 6-interacting protein 4 isoform X2, with amino-acid sequence MAHVSSRKRSRSRSRSRGRGSEKRRKKSSKDVPKSCSASRSQDHKASTISSGAEERSKHKARRRPRSSSSSSSSSSSSSSSSSSSSSSSSGGRKKRGKHKDKKRKKKKKKKRKKKLKKKGKEKTKVQQGEALPGPSLDQWHRSAEEEEDGPVLTDEQKSRIQAMKPMTKEEWDARQSVIRKVVDPETGRTRLIKGDGEVLEEIVTKERHREINKQATRGDGLAFQMRAGLLP; translated from the exons ATGGCTCACGTCAGCTCTCGCAAGCGCTCGAGGAGTCGAAGCCGGTCCCGGGGGCGAGGGTccgaaaagagaaggaagaagagcagTAAGGATGTCCCGAAGAGCTGCTCGGCTTCTAGATCCCAAGACCACAAGGCCAGCACCATCTCCTCTGGGGCGGAGG AGAGAAGCAAGCACAAGGCCCGGAGGAGACCACgatccagctcctcctcctcttcttccagttcttctagctcttcttcctcttcgtcctcctcctcttcctccagtgGTGGCCGGAAGAAGCGGGGGAAGCACAAggacaagaagaggaagaagaagaagaagaagaaaaggaagaagaagctGAAGAAGAAAGGCAAGGAGAAGACAAAGGTACAGCAGGGGGAGGCTCTGCCAGGACCCTCGCTGGACCAGTGGCACCGATCAgccgaggaggaagaggatggcCCAG TCCTGACGGATGAACAGAAGTCCCGCATCCAGGCCATGAAGCCCATGACCAAGGAGGAGTGGGATGCGCGGCAGAGTGTCATCCGCAAGGTGGTGGACCCGGAGACAGGACGCACCAG gctcaTTAAGGGAGATGGCGAGGTCTTAGAGGAAATCGTAACTAAGGAACGACACCGAGAGATCAACAAG CAAGCTACCCGAGGGGATGGCCTGGCTTTCCAGATGCGAGCAGGGCTGTTGCCCTGA